The genomic window GAATTTGATCAATCGACCGTAGGTTCTGATTCGAGTGAGCAACATGGCGACGCGTTCACTCTCCCTCAAAGGTCATCCGGCCCTCCGGCGGAGCCCATTCTCCGTGTTCCGGAGGTGAAAGTCTCTTATCACAACGGCGCCACAAAAAAAAGACGACGCAACCGCCGATCCGCCCGAAAATGATTGCGGATAGGAGTTCCCTCCTCAAGAAAAACGCAGTATCCTTACGATTCCAAAAATCGCTCCGAACCGGTCTCGATTCGGAAAGCCCGAGGCGCGGGTTCCGCGTCACGAGCGCTCGAACGACAATGTCAGGCGTAGTTTTGGAGGATGAGCGGGATCCACCGTGGGCTGCGATACCAGGTTGCCTGGCAAATAGACTCCCGGGTGAGTCTGTTTTCATGCCTTGTGGTGACGCGGGCGCCATGGACAAATGCGTTCAAGTTGAGTGCATCAGGCGGGAGGGCATAAAGTTCTCCCCTACGTATGACCGGCACATCGGTCCGTAGGGACGGGGTTTATCCCCGCCCGCGTCAGCTCCCGCGGGGCAGGTGTTGTGCAATCTCGAACGCACCTCGGTATGAATCCGTCGTTTCCCCAGGGGGGATTCATCAGGACGGCAATCGCCCGGCTTGAGGTCCCGTTGATGATTTCAGGAAGGTGAAGCGGTCCCGCGGGCCGAGGGTGTGTCGGAGCGCCCGTGAACACGGCCCGTTGCGGGGACGGTTTGCGGGTGCGAGGCAGGTCGGGTGTGGGGGGGACGCCATGGAAGCAAGGACCGATTGCCGACGATGGACGACTTGAAGAAAGGCCGGGAGTACGAGCTCCTGGTGGAAAAGCTGGTTTTTGGCGGGAAAGCCCTTGCGCGCGTGGAGGGATTGGTGGTCTTCATGGACCATGCGGTTCCCGGTCAGCGGGTCAGGGCCTTGATCACCAGGAAGAAACGCCAGTATTGCGAAGCCAGGGTCGTGGAGGTGCTCTCGCAATCCGAGGCGCATACCGAACCGGTGTGTCCCCATTTCGGCGTGTGCGGCGGCTGCCAATGGCAGGATATCGCTTACGAAGAACAACTGAAATGGAAACGAGTCCAAGTCGCCGATTCCCTGGAACACCTGGCGGGGGCGCAGGGCGTGAAAATCGAAGCCGCCGTTCCGTCGGACCGGCTGATCCACTACCGGAACAAGATGGAATTCACATTCTCCGACCGGCGCTGGCTCACGCCCGAGGAAATCGATGCGGCGGGGATGCGGGATGCCTATACGTTCACCCTGGGGCTCCACGTCCGGAGCTGGTTCGACAAGGTGTTCAACGTCGAGGACTGCTTACTGGAGTCGGCCGAGGCGGTCGAGATTGTGAAAGAGACCAGGGACTGGTGCCGGGGGAGCGGCGTTCCCGCGTACGGCATAAAGAGCCAGCGCGGCTTCTGGCGGTTTCTCGTGATCAGGGAAGGAAAGCGGACGGGGCAGACTCTTCTGCACCTGGTCACTTCCGATCAACCCGAACACGAAGCAGCCGTGAACACCCTCACGCGGCACCTTGTTTCGCGATTTCCGCACATCACGACCGTCGTGCACTCGGTCAGTCGGAAGAAGGCCCAGGTGGCGTTCGGCGACCAGAGTCGGGTGGTTGCCGGGCCGGGGGTCATCGAGGAGCGGTTGGGGGGGCTCAGGTTTCGGATTTCCGCCGAGTCGTTTTTCCAGACCAATCCGTTCTCCGCGGAAAAGCTCTATGACGAGGTGTCCCGCCTTGCCGCCTTCCAGGGCACGGAAACGGTCTGGGACCTGTATTGCGGAACGGGCAGCATCGCCCTTTCGGTCGCGCCGCGGGTGGCCCGGGTGGTGGGCTTTGAAGTCGTGGACCAGGCGATCGAGGACGCCTGCGTCAACGCGCGGTTGAACGGGATCGAAAACGCCCGGTTCATCTCCGGAGACTTGAAGGAACGGATCAACCATGCGCGAGGGCCGGGAAGCGGTGAGCATCACCCGGACATCGTCATCACGGATCCGCCACGCGCCGGGATGCATCCGCAGGTGGTCGGGGCGCTGCTGGAAATGGGACCCGGGCGAATCATCTACGTGTCCTGCAATCCGGCGACTCTGGCGAGGGACCTGGCTTTTTTCACGGAACGATACGAAATCGGGACCGTACGTCCGTTCGATCTGTTTCCGCACACTCCGCACATCGAGTGCGTGGTGCGGATGGACAGGAAAAGATGATCCGGGTCGGGACAAGACCTTTGAAGCCTTCCGGCGCGGCCGGGATGCGGGCGACGATCATTCCTTATGATGAGTTTCACTGACAAAGCGGTTCGCAAGCGCTCTATCTGGTGGAGACTGGTCGTTCTGCTCGGGCTGGTCTGCGTTTTGTTCGCGACCAGTTACTATTTCTATCTTTACAATGAAGTCAGGCAGCGGTTCGAATCCCGCAGGTGGAGCATCCCCGCGCGCGTCTTTTCGGCCACCGTTCCGATCTACCCCGGCCACTCGCTGGCCTTGAGTCAACTCAGGCAGATGCTCGAGGAGCGACGGTACCGGGAGTCCCTGAGGGAACCTTTGCGCGCCGGGGAATTCAAGCTGCACAGGGGCAGCCTGATCGTTTTCCTCAGAGACTTCAAATTCCCCGGCCACTGGCTGCGAGCGCAAAGGGTCATGTTCGAGTTCCAGCAGAACCGGCTGGTGAGAATCCGCAGCCAGGAAGGCGATCTGGCCTATCTCGAGCTCGAGCCCATTGAAATCGCTCGCCTTTTCGGACGAAACCGCGAGAGCCGTTTGTTGGTAAACATCCGGCAGGTCCCGAAGCATCTGAGCGACGCGGTGATTGCCATCGAAGACCACCGCTTTTACGAGCACGGGGGAGTGGACTGGGTGGGAATCCTGAGGGCCGTCTGGACGGACGTTCTGGCTCGGCGCCTGGTCCAGGGAGGCTCCACCATCACTCAGCAGCTGGTGAAGAACTACTTCCTGGAGCCCGAACGCAGTCTGAAAAGGAAGATGCTCGAAGTCTCGATGGCTTCGATCATCGAGTCGATGTACGAGAAGGACGAGATCCTCGAGATGTACCTGAACGAGATCTACCTGGGACAGCGGGGCGGCGTGGCCATCCACGGCATCGGGGAAGCGTCACGCTTTTTTTTCGGAAGAAACGTCGAGGATCTCACCCTGGCCGAATCCGCTACCCTGGCCGGGATGATAAGGAGCCCGAATAACTGCTCGCCCCTTACCCACCCCGATGCGGCCCTCGAGCGCAGAAACACTGTCTTGAAGCGGATGCTTGACCTGGAGAAAATCACGGCCCAGGAATACGAACAGGCGCGGGCGGAGCGCGTCAGGGTGCCGGGGACCTTTTTGCCGGTGAACACGGCCCCGTACTTCGTGGACTATGTTCGGCGGCAGCTGCAGGAACTCTACGAGCCGGGGGTGCTGGAATCGGAGGGGCTGAACATATACACCAGGCTACACCCCGAAATGGCGCTCGCTGCGCACAAGGCCGTTGTCGAGGGTCTTCAGGAGCTTGAAAAGGAGCGGGCCGAGGGGGCGCGAGGCGAAGGAGACGCTTCACCCCCGCTACAGGCTGCGCTCATCGCCATTCAGCCGAAAACCGGGGCGGTACTTGCGCTGGTCGGGGGCCGGGACTATGCCGAAAGCAGTTTCAATCGTGCGCTGGAAGCGCACCGCCAGCCCGGCTCCACCATCAAACCGTTCATCTACCTGGGCTCCCTGGACCGCTACACGGCCGCCAGCTGGATACCCGACGAACCGACGCCGTATGTTGTGGACGGCGATTCGTGGACTCCGCGCAACTTCGACGATCACTACCGCGGACGCGTGACATTCCGGTTGGGGCTTGAAGAATCGATCAACGCGGCGACGGTCAACCTGGCCTCCACGGTCGGGCTGGACGGGTTGATCAAGACGATCAGAAGCCTGGGAATCCAGTCTCCGCTTCAGCCGGTGCCATCCCTTGCGCTGGGCGCCTTCGAAGTCACTCCCATTGAACTGGCGGGTGGGTACGCCGCATTGGACAATGACGGACAGAGGCCCTTTCTGCTCAGCCTCAAAGAAGTCGTGGCGGAAAACGGCGAGGTCCAGGAACGGCGCGATATGGATTTCGTCACGGTGACCACGCCCGCCAAGGCGTTTCTCATTACGAACCTCTTGGAGGGGGCGATGGAGCGGGGCAGCGGGAAAAGCGTGCGCAGGATGGGAATCGATTTTCGCTGCGCCGGTAAGACCGGAACAACCAGCGACTACCGCGATTCGTGGTTCGTCGGGTACACGACCGACCTTCTTGCAGTGGTTTGGGTCGGATACGACGACAATCGCCCCACCGGGCTCACCGGGGCTCGGGGGGCCGGAAGAATCTGGGCGCGCTTCATGAACGAAGTGCGGCCGTGGATGAATCCCCAGGCTTTCCGTGTTCCTCCGGGGGTGGTACAGCGCGTCATCTGCGGGCAGTCTGGAAAGCTGGCGAATCCCAGGTGTCCCGATAAGCGGATGGAATATTTTCTGGCGGAAAACGAGCTGAAAGAATATTGTAATATTCATCGCAGGGAATGAACCGACTCCCTTTCGAACGTCCGCATTGGAGGCCGGTGCGCCTCGTGCGCCGGCCGGTCGTGCGGAGTTTCCGAATCCGCTTCAGTTTCACGGAGCACGTGTCGATACCTGAAAAACAAAGATCGAAGGCATCTTCAGTGCGGCATGGTGCGTGTTGTCGTCCGTGTGGAAAGGCCCCGGAATGCGAATAACCGCGAGAAAAGTCGTGTCGGGTGCGGCCTGCCTGGTGGTCGGGCTCCTGTTGCTGGCGAGTTCCGGATGCGGGTCCAGGAAACAGGTCCAAATTCCGTCCGAATGGCGTACGCCTCCCTCCGCAACAACCCAGGCTCAACGCGCGCCCGCCGCCGTTCCGCCGTCCACGGCACCTCCACCCGCGCCGGGTTTGATCTTGAAACCGCCGCCGCAATTCAAGGAAAAGGACGTCGAACCCGGACTGGAGACGATCCAGCCGCCCGTGCCGGAGAAGAAGCAGGCGGTCGTCCATCCGCCCCAGCATCTGGCTTCCATGCACCTGGTGGACCAAGCCAGGGCCGAGCTCTCGAGGGGAAGGCCGGATGCGGCCATACCCGTCCTGGAACAGGCGGTCCAGGTGGATGTGCACAACGGAGACGCCTTCCTCGGGCTGGCTCGTGCCTGGAAGATGAAAGGAGCTCGCCGGAAGGCCGTCGAATTCGCCAAGAAAGCCGAAGTGCTCTTTCAGGACGACTCCAGGAAACTGAAGGAGGCGTATCTCCTCGAGGCCGAGTTGTACAGGGAACTGGGGGATACGAACAAGTCCAACCTCTATAAGCAGAAAGCGTCCGAGCTGTGAGAACGGGCTTCGGATTCGTCTTCAATCCGCGGAGAAGGGTATGAGCAAACGATTCCTGGAGACGCTGAACGGGACGCCCCGCTTCCCGGGGTATCGTCCTTTCCTTCTCGTTGTGCTGTTCTATTCCCTTTATCTCACTTACCTGATACTCCACCCGTTCCTGGACACGCTCATCATGTCCATCGTGATTTCCTCGTTGTTCTATCCGCTGCAAACCTGGCTGGTGAAAAAGTACCGCGGCCGGCAGACCCTTGCCGCCCTGACCATCGTGTTCATCATCACGTTCGTCATCGCCATACCGATATTTTTCTTCGCATCGACGCTCATCGCCCAGGGAGTGCAGACCATCAACCAGATCAACGATTGGCTTCGCGCCGGCAATATCCAGAAGCTGGCACAAGATCCACGGGTCATGGAGTTGATGGACTGGGTTCAGACTCGACTCTCGTTCCTGGACCTGAAGAAACTCGACGTATCCAGCAATATCATGGCACTGAGCAAGAACTTCGGTCAGTTCGTCCTGAGCCGTGCCGCGACCATACTGGGCAATGTCGCCAGCCTGGTCACCCACTTTTTCATCCTCGTGTTCATTTCCTTCTACCTGGTGCGCGACGGGGCCGCGATGCTCGATGCCGCGAGGGGGTTCTCCCCGTTGCGCAAGGACCAGGAGGACCGGTTGCTCGGCGGCATCCGGGTGGTGGCCCGTTCCGTGCTCATGGGCGCCTTCATGACCGCGCTGTGCCAGGGGCTGATCGGGGGTATCGGAGTTGCCCTGATCGGTTTGCCGGGACTTTTCTGGGGCACGGTGATGGGCTTCGCCTCTTTCATTCCCATCGTCGGAACCGCCTTGGTCTGGGTTCCCATGGCAGCTTACCTCGTGTTGCTCGGAACCTGGAAATCGGCCCTCTTCCTCGCCATCTGGTGCATCGTCCTGGTGGGCAGCATCGACAACTTCGTAAGGCCTTACCTGATGCGGGGGCAATCGAACCTGTCTCCGTTCTACATCTTTCTGTCGATCATCGGTGCCGTCCAGTACTTCGGGCTCACCGGCATTCTCTACGGTCCGCTGATCGTGTCCTTTGCGATGATCATGCTCTATCTCTACGGTGCGGAATACCGGGAGGATCTGGCGGAAAGCAAGAGCGGCACGCATGCGGTTGAGGAAAAGGCGCAGGAGACGCCGGGCGGGGAGCTTCCAGCCTCGACGGGAGAATAGTCTTCAGACTTGCCGGAGAATCGGGCTTTTCGCCCGGCTGTTGTTTTTTGGGCACAAGGGAGGACACCACGAAGAAAGCATGCCGTTCCTTCGGGTCCCCCGGCCGCGGATCCGCCCGAACGGGGGACCCGTTATCGATATCGGCGGCGAGAGTCGAACGCGTTGAAGGGTGATCCGCGGGGAGCCGTCACACGCAGATCCAACCCCCTTTGCCGTCCGGGACCCACACCCTCTTGGGCGTAACCGCATCGGTCCTTCCGAGGGCCGAATCGGACTTCGCGTGCAACACGAGCTTGTGACCGTTGAGATTCGGCGGAGAAGCCTCAACAATGATCCCCTCTTCATTGATCTGGAAACTGGCACTTTTCGTCGTGGCCGCGGGGATGAGCGGTGTCGGAACCGGCTCGATGCGGGAATCGACCATGGGCAGGTAGGATGCCTCGACAAGCTTTCCCGTCTCGTCGATCTTGACGTAAAGTCTCTCGCTCACGATTTTCTGTTCCATCTTTCCCTCCTCTGCCGGATGTCATACCGAGGTGCGTTCAAGATGACACAACATTTGCCCGTCGGGAGGTGACGCGGACGGGGAAAAACCCCGCCCCTTGCTACAGACCGATGTGCCGGTCACACGTAGGGGAGGGCTTTATGCCCTCCCGCCCAATGCACTCATCTTGAACCCAATGGCCCATGACGCCTGCGTCACCCGCGAAGCATGGAAACAGACTCCCCCGGGAATCCATTTTCTACGTTACCTGGCATCAATCCTCGACGCCCCTCCCATCACCCCGTTCGGGTTCGTCATTGTAGCGCCAGGCTCTCTCCCGAAACTTTACAACCTGACTCCGCAAGCTTTGGCGAGGGACCGTCCCTGAGGTCTTGAAGGCGAGCTTCCGACAGACCGTCCGCGCGCGGACGGGGTGGAACGAATGTGAACGGGAGTCCGCTCAGGTCGAGCACCCTCTGTGCCATAGTATTAATATAGCAAGGAAGTCCGGGACATCAAGGTGTCGGTCCGTCATTCCCCCCGGGGAGGACGACGTTGTCCGCACCTTCCGGCGAGCGCCGGAGATTTCGGTGCGGGCACGGGCAGGGCTTCGATCCGGCGGAAAGGGGTTGGACCCGTTCCCGGCAGTCCTTCGCGGCTTGGGTCACCTGACAGCCGAGACCGGATTGCAGAACCTGATGCACACATCCGGCGAAAAAACCGCCCGCCGGTGAAACCCGCAGTGCAGCGCCGGCATCGTCCCGCCCGCGCCGGCGGCGATCTCCCGCAACTTGTTCGACCTCATTGGCCTGATGAACTGCGGTGGTGGGTATCTGATGACCGCGGAATGCGTTCGGAAAATGTGCGGGATTTGAGCGAGGTCCGGCGTCCGGTGACGCAATCACTCGTCGATGCTTTGTTTGGTGTCGCCGCTTGATTCGGGGACTCGGGGCAGGGAGACGGTAAAGAGCGTGTCGCGCTCTTCCTGGGTAACGAAAAGAAGACCGCCCATACCCTTGAGCAGCCGGTAACTCAGCGGCACCCCGCCGGTCGC from Syntrophobacter fumaroxidans MPOB includes these protein-coding regions:
- a CDS encoding tetratricopeptide repeat protein — encoded protein: MRITARKVVSGAACLVVGLLLLASSGCGSRKQVQIPSEWRTPPSATTQAQRAPAAVPPSTAPPPAPGLILKPPPQFKEKDVEPGLETIQPPVPEKKQAVVHPPQHLASMHLVDQARAELSRGRPDAAIPVLEQAVQVDVHNGDAFLGLARAWKMKGARRKAVEFAKKAEVLFQDDSRKLKEAYLLEAELYRELGDTNKSNLYKQKASEL
- a CDS encoding AI-2E family transporter; translated protein: MSKRFLETLNGTPRFPGYRPFLLVVLFYSLYLTYLILHPFLDTLIMSIVISSLFYPLQTWLVKKYRGRQTLAALTIVFIITFVIAIPIFFFASTLIAQGVQTINQINDWLRAGNIQKLAQDPRVMELMDWVQTRLSFLDLKKLDVSSNIMALSKNFGQFVLSRAATILGNVASLVTHFFILVFISFYLVRDGAAMLDAARGFSPLRKDQEDRLLGGIRVVARSVLMGAFMTALCQGLIGGIGVALIGLPGLFWGTVMGFASFIPIVGTALVWVPMAAYLVLLGTWKSALFLAIWCIVLVGSIDNFVRPYLMRGQSNLSPFYIFLSIIGAVQYFGLTGILYGPLIVSFAMIMLYLYGAEYREDLAESKSGTHAVEEKAQETPGGELPASTGE
- the rlmD gene encoding 23S rRNA (uracil(1939)-C(5))-methyltransferase RlmD produces the protein MDDLKKGREYELLVEKLVFGGKALARVEGLVVFMDHAVPGQRVRALITRKKRQYCEARVVEVLSQSEAHTEPVCPHFGVCGGCQWQDIAYEEQLKWKRVQVADSLEHLAGAQGVKIEAAVPSDRLIHYRNKMEFTFSDRRWLTPEEIDAAGMRDAYTFTLGLHVRSWFDKVFNVEDCLLESAEAVEIVKETRDWCRGSGVPAYGIKSQRGFWRFLVIREGKRTGQTLLHLVTSDQPEHEAAVNTLTRHLVSRFPHITTVVHSVSRKKAQVAFGDQSRVVAGPGVIEERLGGLRFRISAESFFQTNPFSAEKLYDEVSRLAAFQGTETVWDLYCGTGSIALSVAPRVARVVGFEVVDQAIEDACVNARLNGIENARFISGDLKERINHARGPGSGEHHPDIVITDPPRAGMHPQVVGALLEMGPGRIIYVSCNPATLARDLAFFTERYEIGTVRPFDLFPHTPHIECVVRMDRKR
- a CDS encoding PBP1A family penicillin-binding protein translates to MMSFTDKAVRKRSIWWRLVVLLGLVCVLFATSYYFYLYNEVRQRFESRRWSIPARVFSATVPIYPGHSLALSQLRQMLEERRYRESLREPLRAGEFKLHRGSLIVFLRDFKFPGHWLRAQRVMFEFQQNRLVRIRSQEGDLAYLELEPIEIARLFGRNRESRLLVNIRQVPKHLSDAVIAIEDHRFYEHGGVDWVGILRAVWTDVLARRLVQGGSTITQQLVKNYFLEPERSLKRKMLEVSMASIIESMYEKDEILEMYLNEIYLGQRGGVAIHGIGEASRFFFGRNVEDLTLAESATLAGMIRSPNNCSPLTHPDAALERRNTVLKRMLDLEKITAQEYEQARAERVRVPGTFLPVNTAPYFVDYVRRQLQELYEPGVLESEGLNIYTRLHPEMALAAHKAVVEGLQELEKERAEGARGEGDASPPLQAALIAIQPKTGAVLALVGGRDYAESSFNRALEAHRQPGSTIKPFIYLGSLDRYTAASWIPDEPTPYVVDGDSWTPRNFDDHYRGRVTFRLGLEESINAATVNLASTVGLDGLIKTIRSLGIQSPLQPVPSLALGAFEVTPIELAGGYAALDNDGQRPFLLSLKEVVAENGEVQERRDMDFVTVTTPAKAFLITNLLEGAMERGSGKSVRRMGIDFRCAGKTGTTSDYRDSWFVGYTTDLLAVVWVGYDDNRPTGLTGARGAGRIWARFMNEVRPWMNPQAFRVPPGVVQRVICGQSGKLANPRCPDKRMEYFLAENELKEYCNIHRRE